The genomic interval CTACGGTCAGCTCTCCAGTGTTCAGATTAATGTCACATAATCGATTTCTATTACCTTCAGTATCAATGCGAGCCTTACGAAATGACAATCTGTTCACATCAAGTCCGAGATCCTTCGCTATATTTCCAATCACAGATCCGCGTTTCATCTCCTCCGGGAAAGAATAGCTCACGTCTCCATTAGCGGTGTGCGCCATCAGCACGAAGAACAAAAGAGCAAACATCTCAGCAGCAAAGCAGAGCCTTTTAAATGCCCAAGACATTTAGCAAAAATGAATCCCAGGCAAAACTCGCTATTAACATGAAAAACTAAACAAgtgttaaattaaatgtataaaataacagCCTAACTGCCTGAAATATGGCCTCACCACCGTCGACGACTTCTATAACTGAGGAACTGGCAGCTTTTTAGCATAAGCAGGGTGGAGACATTTGCACAGAAGACAGTAAAGGTTTTGCAGGTAAACAGCGACACTGtgagttaaaaaaagaaactgcatGACAGTAAAGCTTCTGACAGCATTAAGTGTTAAAAGAACATTATAATGAACTGGTGCGCAGTATTCATTTAGCAAACGGGCTGCTCATTTTGTCATGTAACTGAGGCGTCAAAGAAATTTTATCAGCACAACTATATGTGGAGCAAGAGATAAAAACAGCATGTATAAATACTACCTCATAACAAAGTAAAATCCATGTAAATGCCATATGGACAGAGCGCTACAATATAGAAGCAACACCAACGTCAAAGCAAATGCAGCACCACGGACAGCAACAGTGAAAACCTGAACCTGATACTCCGTGAATATTTCACTAAATTAAAAGTACAAATATCTGTTAAAAACACACTTTTCAGTCAAGAATTCTTGTTTTATCCTATCCTGAATTATCCTTTAATGCAAAGcacaatgaatataataaaataattgattagATAGACATGCAGAGGTTTAGttaaaagtatataaaatgaaatgaaatggatGAACAACATCTGTAAAGTGCATACAAGAATTCAAATGAAGCAGGGTGAAATAAATATGCCCCAATAAAGCGACACCCtgcatttcttttctttctttctttctttctttctttctttctttctttctttctttctttctttctttaagcATCAGTAATACGAATATTTTAATTATGAGTTCACTATTTGTTGACTACTAAGAACATGATTTATAACTAATTAAGCATGAACATGtgtcacatttaattaaaaacaacaaccacaATGCAATCatacataatttaaatttaactggAACAAAATTAACTCTCAATCAAATTCTCTTCACtctattttatttgtacttaACACCTTGCGAATATAATAGACAGCTAATGGATATCCAGCTTTGGTTATTAATGGCTacttttttatttggtaaaataatgtttatttcagatttattaaaacagatagcGACAAACAAACTTAAAGATAACTAATAGTTTATATAAACGACAAGAGGGACAAAGGAAGCATGGTAAAGAGCAAAGCACTTTTCGAAAACACACTGCAACTAGAGTACAAAGTAAATTGAAGAGAACATTTTAGGTGTGCACaaatattcttcaaaatttcCAATCTAGAAAATACCACATCACTTTCATTTAGAtaacaaaacatgtttcaaatATTCACCTACTGACTTCATAAACtgcacataaaacacatacaaataaacaaaggCTACTAAAATGCCCACACTATCACACATCTAGTTTACAACACAGACATAATAACTGCAGAATTTGCACAgacaataaacacacaaaatgaagaTGGATAAAGTGTTAAACTACCTAGCCTGACTGAAAAAATCGTAAGAAAATAGCTAACAAATGCGACAATTATccttaaaaccttttaaaatgtcgcaaacaaacaaatacacacaaactgaTATCTATACCAAAAATACTAATAAGCCCAAACAAGTACAAATGATTACTGAATGCCATTGATTATGATTGCATGAAAGAATGTGAATGGATTACTTAATTTTAGACTTTCATTAATACAAATGATCCTTAAAACATATTAATGCAGCCTATAGGATAAAGCTTTCTGAATAAAATCACGTGATGTGCCAAAAAACTAAAACTGGAAACAGTGTTAAAAACAACAGcgaactaaaataattaaataagcaaataaatataataaaaaccctTAAGATTATAACCCTTTGTCCTACCTGAAAGGAATCAGAGATTTCTGCATCGAGTCCTTCCAGATCATCCACAGAAGACTGAGTCTTTCTCAGAGTCAGGTCAGCAGTCAGCGTGCCATCATTATAAGATCTGACGAACTTGAAGTCACTAGTGCGCGAGCCCGTGGTCAGGTATGCGTCAtaattgtaggcgctgcggagagTTCCCGCGCCCTCCACCTCTGCGTAATTCGGAGGGAGATACGCGCTGGGAATGGCTACAGCTCCATCAAACAACAGTCTGGGCTTTCTCCTGCGACAAAACCTCACggccaggatgatgatgatgaaggtcagGAAGAAAGTGGAGACGGACACCAGCGCGATGATCAAATAAAACGTCAGTTTGGAGCTGCTCTCGTCATGAGACATGTCTTTCAGTTCTGGCACTTCAGCCAAGTTATCTGATACAAGTAAATACAGTGCGCACGTGGCTGAGAGAGAGGGCTGTCCGTTATCTCTGACTGACACAATAAGGTTCTGCTTCATGCTGTCAGATTCAGAAATGTCCCGCTGCGTCCTGATCTCTCCGCTGTGGACACCGATAGTGAAAAGTCCCGGATCAGTCGCTTTAATGATGTGATACGAGAGCCACGCGTTCTGGCCAGAATCCGCGTCCACGGCGATCACCTTGGAGACCAGGGAGCGCGCCTGCGCAGCTTTGGGGACCATCTCGGTCATGAAGGAGTTTCCCTCCGGAGAGGGGTATAATATCTGAGGAGAGTTGTCATTCTCATCCGATATGAAGACACTCACGGTCACGTTACTGCTCAGAGGAGGAGACCCGTTGTCTCTGGCTAACACGAGCACTTGGAAACTTTTCATCTGCTCGTAATCAAACGACCTCACGGCATGAATGACCCCGGTGTCTCCGTTAATGGATAACAAGGAGGACACCGGTGCGCCATTGACATCAGAGGACAACAGAGAATAAACTACAGTGCCATTCTGTCTCCAGTCCGGGTCTGTAGCTGATACTGAACAAATAGAGGAGCCTGCTTTGTTATTTTCTTGCACATGAGCTCTGTAATTCTGCTGCTGAAATACAGGTGGATTATCATTGACGTCAGCTACAGTCAAGTGAATATTCTTAGTGGAAGATAAAGGCGGAGAGCCCTCATCAGTAGcagtaattgtaatattatattcaGAGAGCAGCTCGCGGTCTAATTCACCTGTGGTCACCAGAGAATAGTAATTTTTGATTGAAGGCACGAGTTTAAATGGGACGTTTTGCTGAATGGAGCAGCGCACCTGTCCGTTATTCTCAGAGTCTCTGTCCTGCACATTAATGATGCCAACCTCGGTACCGGGTAACGCATTCTCAGTAATTGGGATATTCAGAGAATTAATTACTATTACTGGGGCGTTATCATTAACATCAAGAACATCTATCAATACAGTGCATCTATTTGCTAACCCTTGACCATCTTTAGCTTGGATTGGCAGCTGAATAGCAGTCTCCTCTTCATAATCAACCGTTCCTGTTAGTTTAATTTCACCAGACACTGCATCAATTAAGAACATTTCCTGATAAATTTCTGATAAATGGCCAAACTCATACATCACTTCTCCATTTTGTCCCTCGTCAGCATCAGTAGCACTCACTGTCACCACTACAGTATCTACAGGAGAATTTTCAGGCAGACTAACTTTATAGACGGCCTGACTAAAGACTGGAGCATTATCATTAGCATCCAGCACAGTGACGTGTATGGCTACAGTACCTGATCTCTGTGGTGTCCCGCCGTCTACCGCAGTCAGAATTAAAGTCACGTCTTTCTGCTGCTCACGATCCAGCTCTTTATTCAGCACGAGTTCGCTATATTTACCACCATTGTCACCATTATGTACACTGAGAACAAAATGGTCATTATTCTGAAGTGTATATGACTGCACAGAATTCATACCAATATCCGCATCATGAGCCTCATCTAATAAATAACGAGAACCTTTGTCTGCTGATTCCCGAATTTCAAATTTAATTACACTTTCTTTGAACTGCGGTGAATTATCATTTATGTCTTCAATATTAAAGATAAAGCGATGCAGCTCTAAAGGATTTTCCAGCACGAGCTCCTGTTTAATAACGCATGATGATTTTTTTCCACAAAGCCCTTCTCTGTCGATTCTCGCCGCTACGGTCAGCTCTCCTGTGTTAAGATTAATGTCACAGTATCGTTTTCTGTTGCCTTCTGTATCAATACGGGCTTTTCGAGATGACAGCTTTTTTACATCCAGTCCGAGATCCTTCGCTATATTTCCAATCACAGATCCGCGTTTCATCTCCTCCGGGAAAGAATAGCTCACGTCTCCATTAGCGGTGTGCGCCATCAGCACGAAGAACAATAGGACAAACATCTCAGCAGCAAAGCAGAGACTTTGAAATGCCCAAGACATTTAGCAATAATTAATCCAAGGGAAAACCCGCTATTAacatgaaaaactaaataaatgtacaattaaatgtataaaatatcagCCTAACTGCCTAAAATATGGCCTCGCCACTGTCGACGACTTCTATAACTGAGGAACTGGCAGCTCTTTAGCATAAGCAGGGTGGAGACATTTGCACAGAAGACAGTAAAGGTTTTGCAGGTAAACAGCGACACTGTGAGTTGAAAAAAAGAAACTGCATGACAGTAAAGCTTCTGACAGCATTAAGTGTTAAAAGAACATTATAATGAACTGGTGCTCAGTATTCATTTATCAAACGGGcttgttattttttatgtaactGAGGCGTCAAACAAATGTTAGCAGCACGACTATATGTGGAGCTAAAGATAAAAAAAGCATGTATATATTACTCTATAACATAAAGTAAAATCCATATAAAGGCCATAATGACAGAGAGCTACAACACAAAAGAAACCAAGAGTCAATGCAAGTGCAGCACCAAGGACAGCAACAGCGAAATCCTGAACCTGATACTCAGTAATTTTTTTACTCAATTAAAACGTAGCACAAATATCTGACAAAAACACTTTTCAGTCAAGTATTCTTGTTTTATCCTATACTGAATTATTTTCCAATGCAAagaaaaattaatataacaaagcAATTGATTAGATAGACAAACAGAGGTTTAGTTAAAAGTGGAAATATAAAATGAACTGGaaaatgtaaaaacatctgtAAAGTGCATACAAGAATTAAATGGAGCAGGGTGAAATAAATATGCCCCAATATAAAAGTAACActctgtatttgtttgtttgtttatttgtgtttctttctttctttctctctccaaGAATCAGTAACAGTATTATAATTATGAGTTGACTATTTGTTCACAAGTAAGATCATTAAACATGATTTATAGCTAATTAAGCATGAACCTTTGTCACgtttcataaaacaacaacaacagcaaaacaacaatacatataattattatttaaatatattagtaaCAAAATTAACTTTCAATCAAATTCTCTTCACTGTATTTTATTTGCACGTAACCCTGCAAATTCTgcctaaatattaaataaacagcgAATGAATATCCAGTTTTGGCAAAATAAGGTGGCCATTTTTTCATTTGGTAGAATAacctttcatttatatttattcaaacaGATAACGACAAACAAAgttaaaaataactaatattttatttaaaagacagGAGGAACAAAGGCagcgtgccaaaaaaaaaaaaaaaaaaactgcatttttgtaAAACACACTGCAACTAGTCGAAGCATATTGGACAGAAGATTTCGTGTGTGCACGAATCATTTTCAAAAATTCCCAATAAATAAAATCCCACTTTACTTTCATTAAGATAATAAAAAGTTTCGATTACTTCAGCTAACGGCATACTGACTTCATAAACAGCGcacaaaatatacaattaaacaaACCTACTAAAATGCCCACACTATCACACACATACGTTATAACACAAACTTAATAACAGCAGAATCTACATAGACCATTAAAGCACAAAATGAAGATGGAAACGGTGTTAAACTAGCCTGACTGAAAAAATCGcgaatatagacaataataaatgCGACAATtctccttgaaacattttaaaacgtcgcaaacaaacaaataaaacaaaaggatTATAGTATagcaaaaaaataagtaaataaaaaaatactaatgagCCCGAACAAGTA from Danio aesculapii chromosome 14, fDanAes4.1, whole genome shotgun sequence carries:
- the LOC130240345 gene encoding protocadherin beta-16-like isoform X5, producing MSWAFQSLCFAAEMFVLLFFVLMAHTANGDVSYSFPEEMKRGSVIGNIAKDLGLDVKKLSSRKARIDTEGNRKRYCDINLNTGELTVAARIDREGLCGKKSSCVIKQELVLENPLELHRFIFNIEDINDNSPQFKESVIKFEIRESADKGSRYLLDEAHDADIGMNSVQSYTLQNNDHFVLSVHNGDNGGKYSELVLNKELDREQQKDVTLILTAVDGGTPQRSGTVAIHVTVLDANDNAPVFSQAVYKVSLPENSPVDTVVVTVSATDADEGQNGEVMYEFGHLSEIYQEMFLIDAVSGEIKLTGTVDYEEETAIQLPIQAKDGQGLANRCTVLIDVLDVNDNAPVIVINSLNIPITENALPGTEVGIINVQDRDSENNGQVRCSIQQNVPFKLVPSIKNYYSLVTTGELDRELLSEYNITITATDEGSPPLSSTKNIHLTVADVNDNPPVFQQQNYRAHVQENNKAGSSICSVSATDPDWRQNGTVVYSLLSSDVNGAPVSSLLSINGDTGVIHAVRSFDYEQMKSFQVLVLARDNGSPPLSSNVTVSVFISDENDNSPQILYPSPEGNSFMTEMVPKAAQARSLVSKVIAVDADSGQNAWLSYHIIKATDPGLFTIGVHSGEIRTQRDISESDSMKQNLIVSVRDNGQPSLSATCALYLLVSDNLAEVPELKDMSHDESSSKLTFYLIIALVSVSTFFLTFIIIILAVRFCRRRKPRLLFDGAVAIPSAYLPPNYAEVEGAGTLRSAYNYDAYLTTGSRTSDFKFVRSYNDGTLTADLTLRKTQSSVDDLEGLDAEISDSFQQKPPSADWRFTQNQRPGPSGAAATPEVAVGTGPWPNPPTEAEQLQALMAAANEVSEATNFLAPGTMDLSTRYGPQFTLQHVPDYRQNVYIPGSTATLTSNQQQPQQALPPPQASAAIAVAQPEPPKAAQTPASKKKATKKEKK